One part of the Capra hircus breed San Clemente chromosome 4, ASM170441v1, whole genome shotgun sequence genome encodes these proteins:
- the SCRN1 gene encoding secernin-1 isoform X1, which translates to MLMCTYISINQVPRTHAIVISRPAWLWGAEMGANEHGVCIANEAVNAREPAAETEALLGMDLVRLGLERGATAKEALDVIIALLEEHGQGGNYYEDANSCHSFQSAYLIVDREEAWVLETVGKYWAAEKITEGVKCICNQLSLTTKIDAEHPELRSYAQSQGWWTGEDEFNFSEVFSPSDDHLTCCSGRDTLEKQEESITVQTMIDVLRDKASGVCVDSESFLTTASIVSVLPQSRSSPCVHYFTGTPDPSRSIFKPFIFVDDVKLVPKAQSPCFGDDDPAKKEPRFQEKPDRRHELYKAHEWARAVLESDEEQGQKLRKTMLELEKQGLEAMEEILTSSDPLDPTEVGDLFYDCVDTEIKFFK; encoded by the exons ATGCTCATG TGCACTTACATTTCAATCAACCAAGTTCCCAGGACCCATGCAATTGTGATAAGCAGACCTGCGTGGCTTTGGGGGGCAGAAATGGGAGCCAATGAACATGGAGTGTGCATAGCCAACGAAGCCGTCAATGCCAGAGAACCAGCTGCTGAGACGGAAGCCTTACTGGGGATGGATCTGGTCAG GCTTGGTTTAGAGAGAGGGGCAACAGCTAAAGAAGCCTTAGACGTCATCATCGCCTTGTTGGAAGAACATGGACAGGGTGGGAATTATTATGAAGATGCAAACTCCTGCCACAGCTTCCAAAGTGCATATCTGATCGTGGACCGTgaggaggcctgggtgctggAGACTGTAGGGAAGTACTGGGCTGCAGAGAAAATCACAG AGGGAGTCAAGTGTATTTGCAATCAGCTTTCGCTCACGACTAAAATTGACGCAGAGCATCCGGAACTCAGGAGTTATGCTCAGAGTCAAGGTTGGTGGACGGGAGAAGATGAGTTTAATTTCTCTGAAGTTTTTTCTCCATCTGATGACCATCTAACCTGCTGTTCAGGCAGAGACACCTTAGAAAAGCAAGAAG AAAGCATCACTGTGCAGACCATGATTGATGTCCTGCGGGACAAAGCCAGTGGAGTCTGCGTGGATTCTGAGTCTTTCCTCACCACAGCCAGCATCGTGTCGGTCCTGCCTCAGAGCAGAAGCTCGCCATGCGTCCACTACTTCACCGGGACCCCAGATCCTTCCAG gtCCATATTCAAGCCTTTCATCTTTGTTGATGACGTAAAACTCGTCCCCAAAGCACAGTCTCCCTGTTTTGGGGACGACGACCCTGCCAAAAAGGAGCCTCGGTTCCAGGAGAAGCCAGACCGCCGGCACGAGCTGTACAAGGCGCACGAGTGGGCCCGTGCCGTCCTGGAGAGTGACGAG GAGCAAGGTCAGAAGCTGAGGAAGACGATGCTGGAACTAGAGAAGCAAGGCCTGGAAGCCATGGAGGAAATCCTGACCAGCAGTGACCCCCTGGACCCCACCGAAGTGGGGGATCTCTTCTATGACTGTGTGGACACGGAGATTAAGTTCTTTAAGTGA
- the SCRN1 gene encoding secernin-1 isoform X2 has product MAVAPPSYCFVAFPPRAKDGLVVFGKNSARPRDEVQEVVYFSAADHEPESKVECTYISINQVPRTHAIVISRPAWLWGAEMGANEHGVCIANEAVNAREPAAETEALLGMDLVRLGLERGATAKEALDVIIALLEEHGQGGNYYEDANSCHSFQSAYLIVDREEAWVLETVGKYWAAEKITEGVKCICNQLSLTTKIDAEHPELRSYAQSQGWWTGEDEFNFSEVFSPSDDHLTCCSGRDTLEKQEESITVQTMIDVLRDKASGVCVDSESFLTTASIVSVLPQSRSSPCVHYFTGTPDPSRSIFKPFIFVDDVKLVPKAQSPCFGDDDPAKKEPRFQEKPDRRHELYKAHEWARAVLESDEEQGQKLRKTMLELEKQGLEAMEEILTSSDPLDPTEVGDLFYDCVDTEIKFFK; this is encoded by the exons ATGGCTGTAGCTCCTCCAAGTTACTGCTTTGTGGCCTTCCCGCCACGTGCAAAGGACGGTCTGGTGGTATTTGGGAAAAATTCAGCTCGGCCCAGGGATGAAGTCCAAGAGGTCGTGTATTTCTCAGCTGCTGATCATGAACCTGAGAGCAAGGTTGAG TGCACTTACATTTCAATCAACCAAGTTCCCAGGACCCATGCAATTGTGATAAGCAGACCTGCGTGGCTTTGGGGGGCAGAAATGGGAGCCAATGAACATGGAGTGTGCATAGCCAACGAAGCCGTCAATGCCAGAGAACCAGCTGCTGAGACGGAAGCCTTACTGGGGATGGATCTGGTCAG GCTTGGTTTAGAGAGAGGGGCAACAGCTAAAGAAGCCTTAGACGTCATCATCGCCTTGTTGGAAGAACATGGACAGGGTGGGAATTATTATGAAGATGCAAACTCCTGCCACAGCTTCCAAAGTGCATATCTGATCGTGGACCGTgaggaggcctgggtgctggAGACTGTAGGGAAGTACTGGGCTGCAGAGAAAATCACAG AGGGAGTCAAGTGTATTTGCAATCAGCTTTCGCTCACGACTAAAATTGACGCAGAGCATCCGGAACTCAGGAGTTATGCTCAGAGTCAAGGTTGGTGGACGGGAGAAGATGAGTTTAATTTCTCTGAAGTTTTTTCTCCATCTGATGACCATCTAACCTGCTGTTCAGGCAGAGACACCTTAGAAAAGCAAGAAG AAAGCATCACTGTGCAGACCATGATTGATGTCCTGCGGGACAAAGCCAGTGGAGTCTGCGTGGATTCTGAGTCTTTCCTCACCACAGCCAGCATCGTGTCGGTCCTGCCTCAGAGCAGAAGCTCGCCATGCGTCCACTACTTCACCGGGACCCCAGATCCTTCCAG gtCCATATTCAAGCCTTTCATCTTTGTTGATGACGTAAAACTCGTCCCCAAAGCACAGTCTCCCTGTTTTGGGGACGACGACCCTGCCAAAAAGGAGCCTCGGTTCCAGGAGAAGCCAGACCGCCGGCACGAGCTGTACAAGGCGCACGAGTGGGCCCGTGCCGTCCTGGAGAGTGACGAG GAGCAAGGTCAGAAGCTGAGGAAGACGATGCTGGAACTAGAGAAGCAAGGCCTGGAAGCCATGGAGGAAATCCTGACCAGCAGTGACCCCCTGGACCCCACCGAAGTGGGGGATCTCTTCTATGACTGTGTGGACACGGAGATTAAGTTCTTTAAGTGA